A single region of the Cynocephalus volans isolate mCynVol1 chromosome 12, mCynVol1.pri, whole genome shotgun sequence genome encodes:
- the MGP gene encoding matrix Gla protein, with amino-acid sequence MKSLLLLTVLAALVVATLCYESHESMESYEIYPFTNRRNANTFLYPQQRWRAKAQERIRERSKPVHEINREVCDDYKLCERYAMVYGYNAAYDRYFRQRRGAK; translated from the exons ATGAAGAGCCTGCTCCTTCTCACCGTCCTGGctgccttggtggtggcgactTTGTGTTATG aATCTCATGAAAGCATGGAATCCTATGAAATTT aTCCCTTCACTAACAGAAGAAATGCTAATACCTTCTTATACCCGCAGCAGAGATGGAGAGCAAAGGCGCAAGAGAG aATCCGAGAACGCTCCAAGCCTGTCCATGAGATCAACAGGGAAGTCTGTGATGACTACAAACTTTGCGAACGCTATGCCATGGTTTATGGATACAACGCTGCCTATGATCGCTATTTCAGGCAGCGCCGAGGAGCCAAATGA